Proteins from a genomic interval of Corvus hawaiiensis isolate bCorHaw1 chromosome 36, bCorHaw1.pri.cur, whole genome shotgun sequence:
- the RASSF2 gene encoding ras association domain-containing protein 2 isoform X2 codes for MDFGGGGDLVPCGKDKFIPKNELLLHLKTYNIYYEGQNLQLRHREEGELIVEGLLNISWGLRRPIRLQMQDDNQRIRPPPSSSSWHSGCNLGAHGSVLKPSTLPDIQVTDAEAAPSTETPGNGAAPRPPEEAPQLMRTRSDVGVRHRGSARTPGEQRRLRRHRFSINGHFYNHKTSVFTPAYGSVTNVRINSTMTTPQVLKLLLNKFKIENSAEEFALYMVHTSGEKQKLRGSDFPLLARILQGPCEQVSKVFLMEKDQVEEVTYDVAQYIKFEMPILRSFIQKLEEEEDREVKKLKHKYSILRLMIEQRLEEISEGPTAM; via the exons ATGGATTTCGGCGGCGGAGGGGACCTGGTGCCCTGCGGGAAGGACAAATTCATCCCCAA GAAtgagctgctcctgcacttGAAGACCTACAACATCTACTACGAAGGGCAGAACCTGCAGCTGCGGCACCGGGAG gaaggggagctCATCGTGGAGGGGCTGCTGAACATCTCCTGGGGGCTGCGCCGCCCCATCCGCCTCCAGATGCAGGATGACAACCAACGCATCCGCCCgccgccctcctcctcctcctggcacTCGGGCTGCAACCTGGGCGCCCACGG GTCCGTGCTGAAGCCCAGCACGCTGCCGGACATCCAGGTGACGGACGCAGAGGCCGCGCCCAGCACGGAGACTCCCGGGAACGGCGCAG CCCCCAGGCCGCCGGAGGAGGCCCCGCAGCTGATGCGGACCCGCAGCGATGTCGGCGTCCGGCACCGCGGCAGCGCCCGCACGCCCGGCGAGCAGCGGCGGCTGCGCCGGCACCGCTTCTCCATCAACGGCCACTTCTACAACCACAAG ACCTCGGTGTTCACTCCCGCCTACGGCTCCGTCACCAACGTGCGCATCAACAGCACCATGACCACGCCGCAGGTGCTCAAACTGCTGCTCAACAAGTTCAAG ATCGAGAACTCCGCGGAGGAGTTTGCTCTGTACATGGTGCACACGAGCGGAG agaagcagaagctGCGCGGCAGCGACTTCCCCCTGCTCGCCCGCATCCTGCAGGGCCCCTGCGAGCAGGTGTCCAAGGTGTTCCTCATGGAGAAGGACCAGGTGGAAGAGGTCACCTACGAC GTCGCCCAGTACATCAAATTTGAGATGCCCATCCTCAGGAGCTTCATCcagaagctggaggaggaggaggaccgGGAAGTGAAGAAGCTGAAGCACAA ATACTCCATCCTGCGGCTGATGATCgagcagaggctggaggagatcTCTGAGGGTCCGACGGCGATGTGA
- the LOC125319137 gene encoding major prion protein homolog, whose amino-acid sequence MARLLGTCCLLLLLLGVCTDVAFSKKGKGKPGWGTGSHRQPSYPHNPGYPHNPGYPHNPGYPRQPGYPQNPGYPHNPGYPGWGQGYNPSSGGSYHQKPWKAPKPKTNFKHVAGAAAAGAVVGGLGGYAMGRVMSGMHYSFDSPDEYRWWNQNAARYPNQVYYRDYQGHVPQDVFVADCFNITVTEHNIGPAAKKNASEAGAAANQTEAELETRVVTKVIREMCIQQYREYLLASGIRPHLADASLAALLLLVLFALH is encoded by the coding sequence ATGGCCAGGCTCCTCGgcacctgctgcctgctgctgctgctcctcggCGTCTGCACCGACGTCGCCTTCTCCAAGAAGGGCAAAGGCAAACCcggctggggcacagggagccacCGCCAGCCCAGCTACCCCCACAACCCCGGTTATCCCCACAACCCCGGTTATCCCCACAACCCGGGCTATCCCCGCCAGCCCGGCTACCCCCAGAACCCCGGCTACCCCCACAACCCGGGCTAcccgggctggggacagggctaCAACCCGTCCAGCGGAGGAAGCTACCACCAAAAGCCGTGGAAGGCCCCGAAACCCAAGACCAACTTCAAGCACgtggcgggggcggcggcggcgggggccgtgGTGGGCGGGCTGGGGGGCTACGCCATGGGCAGGGTGATGTCGGGGATGCACTACAGCTTCGACAGCCCCGACGAGTACCGCTGGTGGAACCAGAACGCCGCGCGCTACCCCAACCAGGTCTACTACCGCGACTACCAGGGCCACGTGCCGCAGGACGTCTTCGTGGCCGACTGCTTCAACATCACCGTCACCGAGCACAACATCGGCCCGGCCGCCAAGAAGAACGCCTCGGAGGCCGGCGCGGCCGCCAACCAGAcggaggcagagctggagacCAGGGTGGTGACCAAGGTGATCCGCGAGATGTGCATCCAGCAGTACCGCGAGTACCTCCTGGCCTCGGGCATCCGGCCGCACCTCGCCGACGCCTCCCTCGCCGCCCTCCTGCTCCTCGTCCTCTTCGCCCTGCACTAG
- the RASSF2 gene encoding ras association domain-containing protein 2 isoform X1, which yields MDFGGGGDLVPCGKDKFIPKNELLLHLKTYNIYYEGQNLQLRHREEEGELIVEGLLNISWGLRRPIRLQMQDDNQRIRPPPSSSSWHSGCNLGAHGSVLKPSTLPDIQVTDAEAAPSTETPGNGAAPRPPEEAPQLMRTRSDVGVRHRGSARTPGEQRRLRRHRFSINGHFYNHKTSVFTPAYGSVTNVRINSTMTTPQVLKLLLNKFKIENSAEEFALYMVHTSGEKQKLRGSDFPLLARILQGPCEQVSKVFLMEKDQVEEVTYDVAQYIKFEMPILRSFIQKLEEEEDREVKKLKHKYSILRLMIEQRLEEISEGPTAM from the exons ATGGATTTCGGCGGCGGAGGGGACCTGGTGCCCTGCGGGAAGGACAAATTCATCCCCAA GAAtgagctgctcctgcacttGAAGACCTACAACATCTACTACGAAGGGCAGAACCTGCAGCTGCGGCACCGGGAG gaggaaggggagctCATCGTGGAGGGGCTGCTGAACATCTCCTGGGGGCTGCGCCGCCCCATCCGCCTCCAGATGCAGGATGACAACCAACGCATCCGCCCgccgccctcctcctcctcctggcacTCGGGCTGCAACCTGGGCGCCCACGG GTCCGTGCTGAAGCCCAGCACGCTGCCGGACATCCAGGTGACGGACGCAGAGGCCGCGCCCAGCACGGAGACTCCCGGGAACGGCGCAG CCCCCAGGCCGCCGGAGGAGGCCCCGCAGCTGATGCGGACCCGCAGCGATGTCGGCGTCCGGCACCGCGGCAGCGCCCGCACGCCCGGCGAGCAGCGGCGGCTGCGCCGGCACCGCTTCTCCATCAACGGCCACTTCTACAACCACAAG ACCTCGGTGTTCACTCCCGCCTACGGCTCCGTCACCAACGTGCGCATCAACAGCACCATGACCACGCCGCAGGTGCTCAAACTGCTGCTCAACAAGTTCAAG ATCGAGAACTCCGCGGAGGAGTTTGCTCTGTACATGGTGCACACGAGCGGAG agaagcagaagctGCGCGGCAGCGACTTCCCCCTGCTCGCCCGCATCCTGCAGGGCCCCTGCGAGCAGGTGTCCAAGGTGTTCCTCATGGAGAAGGACCAGGTGGAAGAGGTCACCTACGAC GTCGCCCAGTACATCAAATTTGAGATGCCCATCCTCAGGAGCTTCATCcagaagctggaggaggaggaggaccgGGAAGTGAAGAAGCTGAAGCACAA ATACTCCATCCTGCGGCTGATGATCgagcagaggctggaggagatcTCTGAGGGTCCGACGGCGATGTGA